In one window of Brassica rapa cultivar Chiifu-401-42 chromosome A07, CAAS_Brap_v3.01, whole genome shotgun sequence DNA:
- the LOC108869103 gene encoding F-box protein At3g28330-like, with product MDIRANHPCPRKISKTLIPLKQRKRRMVFLPDDLCATILSRLPIKVFTSFKLVCKQWNSVVESPIFRDLFMSQHQNTQSSSWSLIKGASNRTEFLAHYRCKTWGLERSLESYISSFISHKFENQRGKYRRGSVVAYSDAGFVLIDVSSYRYSGSTFEKRSLCVANPVSQECIEIDVPKAFENSGIFWPFGIATRTDNGVVISYKIVAYSSKSDVGYLVYSSETGLWSSLPYNFESCECNYTISLNGNLHWLSHSNDELVSMDFNATTLESGPFRYTAFPDLEKRVKFKRACTTYQGSLMYMNIVSQDNDDGSVDHKLCVWRLESWEWQLISEISTDLTETYFDYFPLRVDSLDATTAYFLSQKHQRLIAFNLRNGACLLRACLLHSGGPILRFLHHPNGSYFYSFVLPQWLYRLPRQHGEKSVDII from the coding sequence ATGGATATAAGGGCAAACCACCCATGTCCGAGAAAAATAAGTAAAACCCTAATCCCATTGAAACAGAGAAAGAGGAGAATGGTTTTCTTGCCAGATGATCTCTGTGCAACAATATTATCAAGACTACCGATAAAAGTCTTCACAAGTTTTAAACTGGTTTGCAAGCAATGGAACTCAGTGGTTGAGTCTCCGATTTTCCGCGATCTTTTCATGTCTCAACACCAGAACACTCAATCTTCTTCATGGTCGCTCATTAAAGGTGCATCTAATAGGACAGAGTTCTTGGCTCACTACAGATGCAAAACTTGGGGACTTGAACGGTCTCTAGAGTCTTACATCTCCTCTTTCATTAGCCACAAGTTCGAGAACCAGAGAGGAAAGTACCGACGAGGCAGCGTCGTGGCTTACAGCGATGCAGGGTTTGTTTTGATCGACGTATCGTCTTACAGATATTCTGGGTCGACTTTCGAGAAACGATCCTTGTGCGTGGCTAATCCAGTTTCACAGGAATGCATTGAAATCGATGTTCCTAAAGCGTTTGAAAATAGTGGAATTTTCTGGCCTTTTGGAATCGCCACGCGAACTGATAACGGCGTCGTTATAAGTTATAAAATTGTTGCATATTCATCTAAGAGCGATGTTGGGTACTTAGTATATTCATCTGAGACAGGTTTGTGGAGTTCTCTCCCTTATAATTTTGAGAGCTGTGAGTGTAACTATACAATTAGCTTGAACGGGAATCTTCACTGGCTATCCCACAGTAATGATGAACTTGTATCCATGGATTTCAACGCCACTACATTGGAATCTGGTCCGTTCCGTTACACGGCTTTCCCTGATTTAGAAAAACGTGTCAAATTCAAAAGAGCTTGCACAACTTATCAAGGAAGTCTCATGTATATGAACATAGTCTCCCAAGACAATGATGATGGAAGTGTAGACCATAAGTTATGTGTATGGCGGCTAGAGAGCTGGGAGTGGCAACTAATATCTGAAATCTCTACGGATTTGACTGAGACCTACTTCGATTATTTTCCGTTGAGAGTTGACTCTCTTGATGCTACAACAGCCTACTTTCTTAGCCAGAAGCACCAACGTCTTATAGCTTTTAACTTACGCAATGGTGCGTGTTTGCTCCGTGCGTGTTTGCTCCACAGCGGTGGGCCCATTCTGAGATTTCTTCACCACCCGAATGGATCTTATTTTTACTCATTCGTTCTCCCACAATGGCTGTATCGGTTACCCAGGCAGCACGGTGAGAAGAGTGTAGACATTATTTAA
- the LOC103828623 gene encoding uncharacterized protein LOC103828623 isoform X1 — translation MARGVALRCCNGRKSSTLLSISIAKVSLSFSPKTLFASFPIQPRRQNFSRLFCNLSSVPNTVNEKKYKEVFNRRMAMAGLKPHHRIALGVSGGPDSMALCVLTAKWKTEGLSGVSKTDGFIDGLVAVVVDHGLRQESRDEAELVCSRVSDMGIRCEIARCDWVNGRPKQGHLQEAARDMRYQMISNVCFRQQIGVLLIAHHADDQAELFILRLSRGSGVLGLAGTSFASEIFSQDLELDVKHMKNRSILLVRPLLDLWKEDMYKICQWGRQDWVEDPTNLSQLYVRNRIRTSIGNLQSDTFKSELQAVISECRRTRSFVDKVCTDLINQTVSVTDKGYAVLDLERLNPTEVKDICLSKYLTAVLQFISQRQRPIRGNTLKLLLNYIRAIPCRTSLTAAGCYLSPAPGSKGTKVIVSCFLDISLPSKTEILNICLNEARKRPTSDDFGQIISAAKTFSDQNRVSDVQFLDAASESVLSKARELNLLSESTYTTIGLLQRDETNRFITKKENNKSVDESEDHGTNVASSSDKVHLLPGRDLYLMNRLLIRWDLSSHQCDEARCGKCPVRTATTMEVRHMVESDWLYLAELSRSSSRDHSTSSSHKALRSLKSIPAAARRSFLVLVNHCGLLLSVPAIGFSYCPCLQASTVFLPRVPLGGGFSSFL, via the exons ATGGCGCGAGGTGTAGCCTTACGCTGCTGCAATGGAAGAAAGTCTTCGACTTTGCTCTCCATCTCAATCGCTAAAGTTTCTCTTTCCTTCTCCCCTAAAACCCTTTTCGCTTCCTTTCCAATTCAACCCCGCCGCCAAAACTTCTCACGACTGTTCTGTAACCTCTCCTCTGTTCCAAACACCGTCAATGAAAAGAAGTACAAAGAGGTTTTCAACAGAAGAATGGCAATGGCTGGACTCAAACCTCATCACCGAATTG CTTTGGGAGTTTCAGGTGGGCCTGATAGTATGGCGCTTTGTGTTCTAACTGCAAAATGGAAAACTGAAGGGTTAAGTGGTGTTAGCAAGACAGATGGTTTCATCGATGGacttgttgctgttgttgtggATCATGGATTACGACAAGAGAGTAGAGATGAAGCTGAACTTGTCTGCTCCAGAGTTTCTGACATGG GAATCAGATGTGAGATTGCTCGTTGTGATTGGGTTAATGGTAGACCAAAGCAAGGTCACTTGCAAGAAGCAGCTCGTGATATGAG GTATCAAATGATATCGAATGTTTGCTTTCGACAACAGATTGGGGTCTTGCTTATAGCTCATCATGCAGATGACCAG GCTGAGTTATTCATTCTCAGGTTATCTCGTGGTAGCGGCGTTCTTGGACTTGCGGGTACATCATTTGCTTCTGAGATTTTCTCCCAGGATTTGGAGTTAGATGTAAAACATATGAAGAACAGATCTATTCTCTTAGTTCGTCCGTTGCTTGATTTATGGAAAGAAGATATGTACAAG ATATGTCAGTGGGGTAGACAAGATTGGGTTGAAGATCCGACTAATCTTAGTCAGTTGTATGTTCGGAATCGGATTCGAACTTCAATAGGAAATCTACAGTCAG ATACTTTTAAGTCAGAGCTGCAAGCAGTTATTTCTGAATGTCGGAGAACACGGTCTTTTGTAGATAAAGTTTGTACAGACTTAATAAATCAGACTGTATCAGTGACAGAT AAAGGGTACGCTGTTCTTGATTTAGAGAGACTAAACCCTACAGAAGTTAAAGACATTTGTCTCTCAAAGTATCTCACTGCGGTCCTGCAG TTTATCTCTCAAAGGCAGAGACCAATCAGAGGAAACACCTTGAAGTTGCTTTTGAACTACATCCGCGCCATTCCATGCAGG ACATCTCTTACGGCTGCTGGTTGCTACCTTAGTCCAGCTCCTGGTTCAAAGGGCACCAAAGTTATAGTCTCTTGTTTTCTTGACATTTCTTTACCATCAAAGACAGAGATCTTGAACATTTGCCTCAATGAAGCTCGGAAAAGACCGACATCTGATGACTTTGGACAAATCATATCAGCTGCAAAAACTTTTTCAGACCAGAACAGAGTGTCTGATGTCCAGTTTTTGGATGCTGCATCTGAATCAGTGTTGAGTAAAGCCAGAGAGCTCAATCTTTTAAGCGAATCGACCTACACAACCATCGGTCTACTGCAGAGAGATGAAACCAATCGGTTCATaactaaaaaagaaaacaacaaatCGGTGGATGAATCAGAAGATCATGGAACCAACGTTGCATCATCCTCTGATAAAGTCCATCTTTTGCCAGGGAGAGATCTTTACTTGATGAACCGGTTACTCATCAGGTGGGACTTGAGTAGCCACCAATGTGATGAAGCACGTTGCGGTAAGTGCCCGGTGAGAACAGCTACAACAATGGAGGTTCGGCACATGGTTGAATCTGACTGGCTCTATCTAGCTGAGCTTTCAAGATCCTCGAGCAGAGATCATTCTACTTCGTCTTCACATAAAGCTCTCAGGTCGTTAAAGTCTATCCCTGCCGCTGCAAGAAGAAGCTTTCTTGTCTTGGTCAATCATTGCGGATTACTACTCAGCGTTCCG GCTATTGGCTTCAGCTATTGTCCATGCTTGCAGGCATCAACAGTGTTTCTGCCGAGAGTACCACTTGGAGGCGGCTTTAGCTCATTTCTTTAA
- the LOC117126612 gene encoding vacuolar protein sorting-associated protein 32 homolog 1, whose translation MSLEAIKIQENLTSCHCAAAIQCLKRKRLYEQQVEQLGNFQLCIHDQMIMLEGAKATIETVDALRTGAATMKAMQKATNIDDVDKTMDEINEQTDNMKQIQDALKTTICVFLGIVKKPLNLKKQQETRCFDDDDDVFLFL comes from the exons ATGAGTCTAGAGGCGATC AAGATTCAAGAGAACTTAACATCTTGTCATTGTGCAGCGGCTATACAATGTTTGAAAAGGAAGAGATTATATGAGCAACAAGTTGAACAGCTTGGCAACTTCCAGCTCTGTATCCATGATCAA ATGATTATGTTGGAAGGTGCCAAAGCAACAATAGAGACTGTAGATGCTTTGAGGACTGGTGCTGCTACTATGAAAGCTATGCAGAAAGCTAC AAACATTGACGATGTTGACAAGACGATGGATGAGATCAATGAGCAAACCGATAACATGAAACAGATCCAGGACGCATTGAAAACTACAATCTGTGTTTTTTTAGGGATTGTGAAGAAGCCTCTGAATTTGAAGAAGCAGCAGGAGACGAGATGTTTTGATGACGACGACGACGTCTTCCTTTTTCTTTAA
- the LOC103828623 gene encoding uncharacterized protein LOC103828623 isoform X2: MQMTSWMQAELFILRLSRGSGVLGLAGTSFASEIFSQDLELDVKHMKNRSILLVRPLLDLWKEDMYKICQWGRQDWVEDPTNLSQLYVRNRIRTSIGNLQSDTFKSELQAVISECRRTRSFVDKVCTDLINQTVSVTDKGYAVLDLERLNPTEVKDICLSKYLTAVLQFISQRQRPIRGNTLKLLLNYIRAIPCRTSLTAAGCYLSPAPGSKGTKVIVSCFLDISLPSKTEILNICLNEARKRPTSDDFGQIISAAKTFSDQNRVSDVQFLDAASESVLSKARELNLLSESTYTTIGLLQRDETNRFITKKENNKSVDESEDHGTNVASSSDKVHLLPGRDLYLMNRLLIRWDLSSHQCDEARCGKCPVRTATTMEVRHMVESDWLYLAELSRSSSRDHSTSSSHKALRSLKSIPAAARRSFLVLVNHCGLLLSVPAIGFSYCPCLQASTVFLPRVPLGGGFSSFL, from the exons ATGCAGATGACCAG TTGGATGCAGGCTGAGTTATTCATTCTCAGGTTATCTCGTGGTAGCGGCGTTCTTGGACTTGCGGGTACATCATTTGCTTCTGAGATTTTCTCCCAGGATTTGGAGTTAGATGTAAAACATATGAAGAACAGATCTATTCTCTTAGTTCGTCCGTTGCTTGATTTATGGAAAGAAGATATGTACAAG ATATGTCAGTGGGGTAGACAAGATTGGGTTGAAGATCCGACTAATCTTAGTCAGTTGTATGTTCGGAATCGGATTCGAACTTCAATAGGAAATCTACAGTCAG ATACTTTTAAGTCAGAGCTGCAAGCAGTTATTTCTGAATGTCGGAGAACACGGTCTTTTGTAGATAAAGTTTGTACAGACTTAATAAATCAGACTGTATCAGTGACAGAT AAAGGGTACGCTGTTCTTGATTTAGAGAGACTAAACCCTACAGAAGTTAAAGACATTTGTCTCTCAAAGTATCTCACTGCGGTCCTGCAG TTTATCTCTCAAAGGCAGAGACCAATCAGAGGAAACACCTTGAAGTTGCTTTTGAACTACATCCGCGCCATTCCATGCAGG ACATCTCTTACGGCTGCTGGTTGCTACCTTAGTCCAGCTCCTGGTTCAAAGGGCACCAAAGTTATAGTCTCTTGTTTTCTTGACATTTCTTTACCATCAAAGACAGAGATCTTGAACATTTGCCTCAATGAAGCTCGGAAAAGACCGACATCTGATGACTTTGGACAAATCATATCAGCTGCAAAAACTTTTTCAGACCAGAACAGAGTGTCTGATGTCCAGTTTTTGGATGCTGCATCTGAATCAGTGTTGAGTAAAGCCAGAGAGCTCAATCTTTTAAGCGAATCGACCTACACAACCATCGGTCTACTGCAGAGAGATGAAACCAATCGGTTCATaactaaaaaagaaaacaacaaatCGGTGGATGAATCAGAAGATCATGGAACCAACGTTGCATCATCCTCTGATAAAGTCCATCTTTTGCCAGGGAGAGATCTTTACTTGATGAACCGGTTACTCATCAGGTGGGACTTGAGTAGCCACCAATGTGATGAAGCACGTTGCGGTAAGTGCCCGGTGAGAACAGCTACAACAATGGAGGTTCGGCACATGGTTGAATCTGACTGGCTCTATCTAGCTGAGCTTTCAAGATCCTCGAGCAGAGATCATTCTACTTCGTCTTCACATAAAGCTCTCAGGTCGTTAAAGTCTATCCCTGCCGCTGCAAGAAGAAGCTTTCTTGTCTTGGTCAATCATTGCGGATTACTACTCAGCGTTCCG GCTATTGGCTTCAGCTATTGTCCATGCTTGCAGGCATCAACAGTGTTTCTGCCGAGAGTACCACTTGGAGGCGGCTTTAGCTCATTTCTTTAA
- the LOC117126817 gene encoding loricrin-like, producing the protein MRRCRRSVIVHKEGVDNIYVDRWRWLRRGGGYGEDGGGKRESVYCGGGGGGGGGGVEGGNRCGGGGRGGGGGSCGGVGGAYRSRGGCGYGEGGGYGEGGGGRREIGYHGGGCGGGRGRGSGGHCSRGGGGYGEGGGGRRECGYKR; encoded by the exons ATGAGGAGATGCAGGCGCAGTGTGATTGTCCATAAGGAAGGTGTGGACAACATCTATGTGGATAG GTGGAGGTGGTTGCGTAGAGGTGGTGGTTATGGGGAAGACGGTGGTGGAAAACGTGAAAGTGTATACtgtggaggtggtggtggtggtggtggtggaggagtaGAAGGTGGCAACCggtgtggtggtggtggaagaggaggaggaggtggcaGTTGCGGTGGAGTTGGTGGTGCATACCGCAGCAGAGGAGGTTGTGGTTATGGAGAAGGTGGTGGTTATGGGGAAGGCGGTGGTGGAAGACGTGAAATTGGATACCATGGAGGTGGTTGCGGTGGAGGTCGTGGTAGAGGTAGTGGTGGACACTGTAGTAGAGGAGGTGGTGGTTATGGAGAAGGTGGTGGTGGAAGACGTGAGTGTGGATACAAGAGGTAG